From one Variovorax sp. PBL-H6 genomic stretch:
- a CDS encoding pyridoxal-phosphate-dependent aminotransferase family protein produces MLQLDFHPTGRHFLQIPGPSPVPDRILRAMSLPTIDHRGPEFAALGLKVLAGIRQVFQTRHPVVIYPASGTGAWEAALANVMSPGDAVLMYETGHFATLWQKMALRLGLAPEFLSLPGVDETGLPRSWRHGVQADLIEARLRDDAEKKIRAVCVVHNETSTGVTSDIAAVRRAIDAAGHPALLMVDSISGLASADYRHDEWGVDVTISGSQKGLMLPPGISFNALSPKAMERSKTAKLPKAFWAWDEIVEMNQGGYWPYTPNTNLLYGLSESLDMLLGEGLSQVFARHQRWGAGVRAAVKAWGLPTQCADPAVHSPVLTGVITPEGVDADALRRLIHERFDLSLGTGLGKLKGRMFRMGHLGDSNDLTLVAMVAGVEMGLKLTGVKLAGSGVQAAMEHFASHAAPATLKKAA; encoded by the coding sequence ATGCTGCAACTCGACTTTCATCCGACCGGCCGCCATTTTCTGCAGATCCCCGGACCGAGCCCGGTCCCCGACCGCATCTTGCGGGCGATGAGCTTGCCCACCATCGACCATCGCGGACCTGAGTTCGCAGCGCTGGGCCTGAAGGTGCTCGCGGGCATTCGCCAGGTCTTCCAGACCCGGCACCCGGTGGTGATCTATCCGGCCTCGGGCACGGGCGCCTGGGAAGCCGCGCTCGCCAATGTGATGAGCCCGGGCGACGCGGTGCTGATGTACGAGACGGGCCACTTCGCCACGCTGTGGCAGAAGATGGCGCTGCGCCTGGGCCTGGCGCCCGAGTTCCTGAGCCTTCCCGGCGTGGACGAGACCGGCCTGCCGCGCAGCTGGCGCCATGGGGTGCAGGCGGACCTGATCGAGGCGCGGCTGCGCGATGACGCGGAGAAAAAGATCCGCGCGGTCTGCGTGGTGCACAACGAGACCTCCACCGGCGTGACCTCCGACATCGCGGCCGTGCGCCGCGCGATCGACGCGGCGGGCCACCCTGCCCTCCTCATGGTGGACAGCATCTCGGGCCTGGCCAGCGCCGACTACCGCCACGACGAGTGGGGCGTGGACGTGACCATCAGCGGTTCGCAGAAGGGCCTGATGCTGCCGCCGGGCATCAGCTTCAATGCGCTGTCGCCCAAGGCGATGGAGCGCAGCAAGACCGCGAAGCTGCCGAAGGCCTTCTGGGCCTGGGACGAGATCGTGGAGATGAACCAGGGCGGCTACTGGCCCTACACGCCCAACACCAACCTGCTCTATGGCCTGAGCGAATCGCTCGACATGCTGCTGGGTGAGGGCCTGTCCCAGGTGTTCGCGCGCCACCAGCGCTGGGGCGCGGGCGTGCGCGCCGCGGTGAAGGCGTGGGGCCTGCCGACGCAATGCGCCGACCCGGCCGTGCATTCGCCGGTGCTGACCGGCGTGATCACGCCCGAGGGGGTGGACGCCGATGCACTGCGGCGGCTCATCCACGAGCGCTTCGATCTCTCTCTGGGCACGGGGCTGGGCAAGCTCAAGGGCCGCATGTTCCGCATGGGCCACCTGGGCGACAGCAACGACCTCACGCTGGTGGCGATGGTGGCCGGCGTGGAGATGGGACTGAAGCTCACGGGCGTGAAGCTCGCGGGCAGCGGAGTGCAGGCGGCGATGGAGCATTTCGCGAGCCACGCGGCGCCGGCGACGCTGAAGAAGGCCGCCTGA
- a CDS encoding Bug family tripartite tricarboxylate transporter substrate binding protein — translation MQRRSLIQAAGAAAATLGVPRVFAQEWPNGPVRIVVGFPPGGGTDALARVVAQKLTTMWNQSVIVENKGGVAGVLAAEYVSTQPSDGSTLLMAHINSHALAPSLQPRLRYSVERDFVPIVLVGVTPNLLIAGPAQKALVVKDIVALCAAEPGQVSFGSAGAGSAQHLALEMFKLQARVDALHVPYKGSGPLLADLMGNQIQYSFETMTAATPHVKSGKVTAVAQTRLKRAKGHPGVPTMQEQGFEGFEATTWYGLAGPGKLPTAIADKINRDVNAVLAMPDVQERLDTYGAEDGGGSREKFAQFIASEIQKWGRVVRDGKVKVDA, via the coding sequence ATGCAAAGACGTTCCCTGATCCAGGCAGCAGGCGCTGCGGCGGCCACGCTCGGCGTGCCGCGCGTGTTCGCGCAGGAATGGCCCAACGGCCCGGTGCGCATCGTGGTGGGCTTTCCACCGGGCGGGGGCACGGACGCATTGGCGCGGGTGGTGGCGCAGAAGCTGACGACGATGTGGAACCAGTCGGTGATCGTGGAGAACAAGGGCGGCGTGGCCGGGGTGCTCGCGGCCGAGTACGTGTCGACGCAGCCGAGCGACGGCTCGACGCTGCTGATGGCGCACATCAACAGCCACGCACTGGCGCCGAGCCTGCAGCCCAGGCTGCGCTACAGCGTGGAACGGGACTTCGTGCCGATCGTGCTCGTGGGCGTGACGCCCAACCTGCTGATCGCGGGGCCCGCGCAGAAGGCGTTGGTGGTGAAGGACATCGTCGCGCTGTGTGCGGCGGAGCCGGGCCAGGTGAGCTTCGGATCGGCCGGCGCGGGCTCGGCCCAGCACCTGGCACTCGAGATGTTCAAGCTGCAGGCCAGGGTCGATGCGCTGCACGTGCCTTACAAGGGCAGCGGCCCGCTGCTCGCGGACTTGATGGGCAACCAGATCCAGTACAGCTTCGAGACCATGACCGCAGCCACGCCGCATGTGAAGAGCGGCAAGGTGACCGCGGTGGCGCAGACGCGGCTGAAGCGGGCCAAGGGCCATCCGGGCGTGCCGACGATGCAGGAGCAGGGCTTCGAAGGGTTCGAGGCCACCACCTGGTACGGACTGGCCGGGCCCGGCAAGCTGCCGACGGCGATCGCCGACAAGATCAACCGCGACGTCAACGCCGTGCTGGCGATGCCCGATGTGCAGGAGCGACTCGACACCTACGGCGCCGAGGACGGCGGCGGCTCGCGCGAGAAGTTCGCGCAGTTCATCGCCTCCGAGATCCAGAAGTGGGGGCGGGTGGTGCGGGATGGCAAGGTGAAGGTGGACGCCTGA
- a CDS encoding non-ribosomal peptide synthetase, producing the protein MSQDTLAFVFEEQCTTRPTQLAYGFLAEDLSLAQQSSYAQLRDDVHRIAAWLAGATRPGDRVLLALPPGLDFVRVFWACLLSGRVAVPVPAPDPIRLHHAAPRLRSVIADSRSALVLTSAKLLDAAAAALDPATLAMARWTALPDAAQLAAAGQDFILPVIDAQALAYLQYTSGSTSAPRGVRLSHLNVLANVRAMIAAGHASADSRGLSWLPHFHDYGLAFGVLAPVVAGATGYLMSPVAFLRRPLRWLEAVETYGITHTGAPDSAFVACLQALGDKALGARLESLVSLNCGAEPVKADTVERVLAAFGAAGMPARVFAPSYGLAEAVLGVSASTLDASPRIVSADPAALLAHRFDPLPEGAAHGRRLVGCGRAMKDTEILIVDEDRHACADRCIGEIWVRAPGVGGGYWMQPEATEAAFGGHLADGTGPFLRTGDLGFLDDGELFVTGRVKDLIIVHGENHYPQDLEWSAERAHAALRPGFGAAFAVETQAGEGVVLALELDRRAQAEADTDAVFRAVRRAIAVEHGLPVHAVALLRAGGLPRTSSGKVQRHRCREAFLAGELPLVAPIDAGTGPLHEERTDEGERRERPGYVPPRDAREQAVWDIWCEVLGTRAFGVHESFFELGGNSLRMTQVLSRLSARFGVALPLAELFEHASVAAMAAHVATAEQEPLESRAAVAAGIEPVPRGAPLPASLSQRRMWVIQRFDPASTAYNVPIAIRLRGAFDPALCQQALDAMVQRHEGLRTCFVMGEHEPMQAILPGLAVPIEQIDLSRLPERERNAQARVLLAERTAQPFDLSQAPLHRPTLIRLGEREHVLFWLLHHAITDNWAGALLMREALAAYGALAAGREPVSAPPAIGYADYAAWQRSPAAVEARRPHLDYWLERLRDLPDLDLPTDFPRPAKASHRGARVSAGLPPRLREAMRDFGGREAVTPFVVYLSAFVLMLSRHAKSEDIAIGTPIANRHRFAAEPLVGTLVNTLVMRTDLAGDPSFTQLVHRVRRNALEAYTHQDAPFDELIDALGHDRTLHPEGPVRVLFNVLNAPVGEPELFGLEVDEFDFARVAAQFDLSMHIDTEFSHRIHLEYASDLYSEATAARMLENYLALVERLLARPERRISTHGMLAPSQLDLLQHGWNGGRSPLPARQLVHDYLGLGAPEVRERVAVIDAAGRTLSYGELEARSNRLAHALRGRGIARGRRVGLCIARSPDMLIAQLGVMKAGAAYVPLDPDYPADRLRFMAADADLAAVLAQQDTHGVLEGLAIPMLAIDDDRLTAGHPQRPLAPDPALDATPLDEAYLIYTSGSTGQPKGVRVPHRGVVNFLAGMVKAPGLSADDCVLAITSPSFDPSVLDLLLPLVVRARVIIASQEQVHNPAALRVLLETHQATLLQATPSAWRGLIETGWAGGPGFRGLIGGESLPPVLAEQLLARMGELWNIYGPTETTVWSTGWKVTEPRKAIAVGRPIDNVAVWVLDEHGHACPIGVPGELYIGGAGVTLGYYHRDELTAERFVPDPFGEEPGARLYRTGDLGRWRHDGLLELMGRADHQVKLRGFRVEMGEIESALLDHPELAHCVAVTRAEREDDVRLVAYFVSRGPVPPAPQVLREHLRTRLPHYMVPQHFVSLDAMPLLPNGKVNRAALPAPVMDVTLADGRSYVAPATHGEQLIAGVWSKLLGIEQIGRTDNFFDLGGHSLLAMRAVAAIEALLGWKVAPRRLIYESLQQIAREENLRRAES; encoded by the coding sequence GTGTCACAAGACACCCTGGCCTTTGTCTTCGAGGAGCAATGCACGACGCGCCCGACGCAGTTGGCCTATGGTTTCCTGGCGGAGGACCTGTCCCTCGCGCAGCAGAGCAGCTATGCCCAGCTGCGTGACGATGTCCACCGCATCGCCGCATGGCTGGCTGGTGCGACCCGTCCGGGCGACCGCGTGCTGCTGGCCCTGCCGCCGGGGCTGGATTTCGTGCGGGTGTTCTGGGCCTGCTTGCTCAGCGGCCGGGTCGCAGTGCCGGTGCCGGCCCCCGATCCGATTCGCCTGCATCACGCGGCACCGCGCCTGCGCAGCGTGATCGCGGATTCGCGCTCGGCGCTGGTGCTGACCAGCGCGAAGCTGCTCGACGCCGCGGCCGCCGCGCTGGACCCCGCCACCTTGGCAATGGCGCGCTGGACCGCATTGCCCGATGCGGCGCAGCTGGCGGCAGCGGGGCAGGACTTCATCTTGCCGGTGATCGACGCCCAGGCGCTGGCCTACCTGCAGTACACCTCGGGCTCCACTTCTGCCCCGCGCGGCGTGCGCCTGTCGCACCTGAACGTGCTGGCGAACGTGCGCGCGATGATCGCCGCAGGCCATGCGAGCGCCGATTCGCGCGGGCTGAGCTGGCTGCCGCATTTCCACGACTACGGCCTGGCCTTCGGCGTGCTGGCGCCGGTGGTGGCGGGTGCCACCGGCTACCTGATGTCGCCGGTGGCATTCCTGCGCCGGCCGCTGCGCTGGCTCGAGGCCGTCGAGACCTACGGCATCACGCACACGGGCGCGCCGGACTCGGCCTTCGTCGCCTGCCTGCAGGCGCTGGGCGACAAGGCGCTCGGCGCTCGGCTGGAAAGCCTGGTGTCGCTGAACTGCGGGGCTGAACCCGTCAAGGCCGACACGGTCGAGCGTGTGCTCGCGGCGTTCGGTGCAGCGGGCATGCCCGCGCGGGTGTTTGCGCCGTCCTACGGCCTGGCCGAGGCGGTGCTGGGCGTCAGCGCAAGCACGCTGGATGCGTCCCCGCGCATCGTGTCGGCGGACCCGGCGGCCTTGCTGGCCCACCGCTTCGACCCGCTGCCCGAAGGCGCGGCGCACGGGCGGCGGCTGGTCGGTTGCGGACGGGCGATGAAGGACACGGAAATCCTGATCGTCGACGAGGACCGGCACGCCTGCGCCGATCGCTGCATCGGCGAGATCTGGGTGCGCGCGCCCGGTGTCGGCGGCGGCTACTGGATGCAGCCCGAAGCCACCGAGGCCGCCTTCGGCGGGCACCTGGCCGACGGCACGGGCCCGTTCCTGCGCACCGGAGACTTGGGCTTCCTCGATGACGGCGAGCTGTTCGTCACCGGCCGCGTGAAGGACCTGATCATCGTCCACGGCGAGAACCACTATCCGCAAGACCTTGAATGGAGCGCGGAGCGCGCCCATGCGGCGCTGCGCCCGGGATTCGGCGCGGCGTTCGCGGTCGAGACGCAGGCCGGCGAGGGCGTGGTGCTGGCGCTGGAGCTGGACCGGCGCGCGCAAGCCGAGGCCGATACCGACGCGGTGTTCCGCGCGGTGCGCCGCGCGATCGCCGTGGAGCACGGCCTGCCGGTGCATGCCGTCGCCCTGCTGCGCGCAGGCGGATTGCCGCGCACTTCCAGCGGCAAGGTGCAGCGCCACCGCTGCCGCGAGGCCTTCCTGGCCGGCGAGCTGCCGCTGGTGGCGCCGATCGATGCCGGCACCGGGCCCTTGCACGAGGAGCGCACGGACGAGGGCGAGCGCCGTGAGCGGCCGGGCTATGTACCGCCGCGCGACGCGCGCGAGCAGGCCGTGTGGGACATCTGGTGCGAGGTGCTGGGCACGCGCGCCTTCGGCGTGCATGAGAGCTTCTTCGAGCTCGGCGGCAACTCCTTGCGCATGACGCAGGTGCTCTCGCGGCTGTCGGCGCGCTTCGGCGTTGCGCTGCCGCTGGCCGAGCTGTTCGAGCATGCCAGCGTGGCCGCAATGGCGGCGCACGTCGCAACCGCCGAGCAAGAACCGCTGGAGAGCCGGGCGGCGGTTGCTGCCGGCATCGAGCCGGTGCCGCGCGGCGCGCCGCTGCCGGCCTCGCTCTCGCAGCGGCGGATGTGGGTGATCCAGCGCTTCGACCCGGCATCGACCGCCTACAACGTGCCGATCGCGATCCGGCTGCGCGGCGCCTTCGACCCGGCGCTGTGCCAGCAGGCGCTCGACGCCATGGTGCAGCGGCACGAAGGTCTGCGCACCTGCTTCGTGATGGGCGAGCACGAGCCGATGCAGGCGATCCTGCCCGGGCTCGCGGTGCCGATCGAACAGATCGACCTGAGCCGGCTGCCCGAGCGCGAGCGCAACGCGCAGGCGCGCGTGCTGCTCGCCGAGCGGACGGCGCAGCCTTTCGACCTGTCGCAGGCGCCGCTGCACCGCCCGACCCTGATCCGGCTGGGCGAGCGCGAGCACGTGCTGTTCTGGCTGCTGCACCACGCGATCACCGACAACTGGGCCGGCGCGCTGCTGATGCGCGAAGCCCTTGCGGCCTATGGCGCGCTGGCGGCCGGGCGCGAGCCCGTGTCGGCGCCGCCGGCGATCGGGTACGCCGACTATGCGGCCTGGCAACGCAGTCCGGCGGCGGTGGAGGCGCGGCGGCCGCACCTCGATTACTGGCTGGAGCGCCTGCGCGACCTGCCCGACCTCGACCTGCCCACCGACTTCCCGCGGCCGGCCAAGGCCAGCCACCGGGGGGCGCGCGTCTCGGCCGGCCTGCCGCCGCGGCTGCGCGAGGCGATGCGCGACTTCGGCGGGCGCGAGGCGGTGACGCCCTTCGTGGTCTATCTCTCGGCCTTCGTGCTGATGCTGTCGCGCCACGCGAAAAGCGAGGACATCGCGATCGGCACCCCGATCGCGAACCGCCACCGCTTCGCCGCGGAGCCGCTGGTGGGAACGCTGGTCAACACGCTGGTCATGCGCACCGACCTCGCGGGCGATCCCAGCTTTACCCAGCTGGTGCATCGCGTGCGCCGCAATGCGCTGGAGGCCTACACGCACCAGGACGCGCCCTTCGACGAGCTGATCGATGCGCTGGGGCATGACCGCACGCTGCACCCGGAGGGGCCGGTGCGCGTGCTCTTCAACGTGCTCAATGCGCCGGTGGGCGAGCCGGAACTCTTCGGGCTGGAGGTGGACGAATTCGACTTCGCGCGGGTGGCCGCGCAGTTCGACCTGTCGATGCACATCGACACCGAGTTCTCGCACCGCATCCACCTCGAGTACGCGAGCGATCTCTACAGCGAGGCGACGGCGGCGCGCATGCTCGAGAACTACCTCGCGCTCGTCGAGCGGCTGCTGGCGCGGCCCGAGCGCCGGATCTCGACGCACGGGATGCTCGCGCCGTCGCAGCTCGATCTGCTGCAACACGGCTGGAACGGCGGGCGCTCGCCACTACCGGCACGGCAGCTGGTGCACGACTACCTGGGCCTGGGCGCGCCGGAGGTGCGCGAGCGCGTGGCGGTGATCGACGCGGCCGGCCGCACGCTGAGCTACGGCGAGCTCGAGGCGCGCTCGAACCGGCTGGCCCATGCGTTGCGCGGGCGCGGCATCGCGCGCGGGCGGCGGGTGGGCCTGTGCATCGCGCGCAGTCCCGACATGCTGATTGCGCAGCTGGGCGTGATGAAGGCAGGCGCGGCCTATGTGCCGCTGGACCCGGACTACCCGGCGGATCGCCTGCGCTTCATGGCGGCTGATGCCGACCTGGCCGCGGTGCTCGCGCAGCAGGACACGCACGGCGTCCTCGAGGGGCTGGCGATCCCGATGCTGGCGATCGACGACGACCGGCTGACGGCCGGCCATCCGCAACGGCCGCTGGCACCCGACCCGGCGCTCGATGCCACGCCGCTGGACGAGGCCTACCTGATCTACACCTCGGGCTCCACCGGCCAGCCCAAAGGCGTGCGGGTGCCTCACCGCGGGGTCGTCAACTTCCTCGCCGGAATGGTGAAGGCGCCGGGCCTGTCGGCCGACGACTGCGTGCTGGCGATCACCAGCCCTTCCTTCGACCCTTCGGTGCTCGACCTGCTGCTGCCGCTGGTGGTGCGCGCCCGCGTGATCATTGCGTCGCAGGAGCAGGTGCACAACCCGGCGGCGCTGCGCGTGCTGCTCGAGACCCATCAAGCCACGCTGCTGCAGGCGACGCCCTCGGCCTGGCGTGGGCTGATCGAGACCGGCTGGGCCGGCGGGCCGGGCTTTCGCGGGCTGATCGGCGGCGAGTCCCTGCCGCCGGTGCTGGCCGAGCAGCTGCTGGCGCGCATGGGCGAGCTCTGGAACATCTACGGGCCGACCGAGACGACGGTCTGGTCCACTGGCTGGAAGGTGACCGAGCCGCGCAAGGCGATCGCGGTCGGGCGGCCCATCGACAACGTCGCGGTCTGGGTGCTCGACGAGCACGGCCATGCGTGCCCGATCGGCGTGCCCGGCGAGCTCTACATCGGCGGCGCCGGCGTCACCCTCGGCTACTACCACCGCGACGAGCTCACGGCCGAGCGCTTCGTGCCCGACCCGTTCGGCGAGGAGCCCGGCGCCCGGCTCTACCGCACCGGCGACCTGGGCCGCTGGCGTCACGATGGGCTGCTCGAGCTCATGGGCCGCGCCGACCACCAGGTGAAGCTGCGGGGCTTCCGCGTCGAGATGGGCGAGATCGAGTCCGCGTTGCTCGACCATCCCGAGCTGGCGCACTGCGTGGCGGTGACGCGCGCGGAGCGCGAGGACGATGTGCGGCTGGTGGCCTATTTCGTCTCGCGCGGCCCGGTGCCGCCGGCGCCGCAGGTGCTGCGCGAGCACCTGCGCACACGGCTGCCGCACTACATGGTCCCGCAGCACTTCGTCTCGCTCGACGCAATGCCGCTGCTGCCCAACGGCAAGGTCAATCGTGCCGCGCTGCCGGCGCCAGTCATGGATGTCACCCTGGCCGACGGCCGCAGCTACGTCGCGCCGGCCACGCATGGCGAGCAGCTCATCGCCGGCGTCTGGTCGAAACTGCTGGGCATCGAGCAGATCGGCCGCACCGACAACTTCTTCGACCTGGGCGGGCACTCGCTGCTGGCGATGCGTGCCGTCGCTGCGATCGAGGCGCTGCTGGGCTGGAAGGTCGCTCCCCGGCGGCTCATCTACGAGAGCCTGCAGCAGATCGCGCGCGAGGAGAACCTCAGGCGCGCCGAGTCCTGA
- a CDS encoding DNA-3-methyladenine glycosylase, with product MKARIPAHIDFLAPSHEVAPRLLGLVLLVGGVGGRIVETEAYDREDPASHTFGGLTRRNAPMFGPPGRAYVYRSYGIHWCLNFVCREEGHGAGVLIRALAPTAGLERMRARRGMEDVRLLCAGPGRVGQALGIDGSFNGKRLDRPPFALLAAPDDHPAVVVEAGPRIGITKAADVPWRFGEKGSPFLSKPFRTRRA from the coding sequence GTGAAAGCACGCATTCCCGCCCACATCGATTTCCTCGCACCTTCACACGAAGTGGCGCCGCGGCTGCTCGGCCTGGTGCTGCTGGTCGGTGGGGTCGGTGGCCGCATCGTCGAGACCGAAGCCTACGACCGGGAGGACCCCGCCTCCCACACCTTCGGCGGCCTCACGCGGCGCAATGCCCCCATGTTCGGTCCGCCCGGCCGGGCCTATGTCTACCGTTCCTACGGCATCCATTGGTGCCTCAATTTCGTCTGCCGCGAGGAGGGCCATGGCGCCGGCGTCCTGATTCGCGCGCTGGCGCCCACCGCGGGGCTCGAACGCATGCGCGCGCGGCGGGGCATGGAGGATGTCCGGCTGCTGTGCGCAGGCCCCGGCCGGGTCGGGCAGGCGCTGGGCATCGATGGGAGCTTCAACGGCAAGCGGCTCGACCGGCCGCCCTTTGCCCTGCTGGCCGCGCCCGACGATCACCCGGCCGTGGTGGTCGAGGCCGGTCCGCGCATCGGCATCACCAAGGCGGCGGATGTGCCCTGGCGCTTCGGCGAGAAGGGCTCGCCTTTCCTGAGCAAGCCCTTCAGGACTCGGCGCGCCTGA
- a CDS encoding TetR/AcrR family transcriptional regulator, with protein sequence MKNTSTLPGPTPPARSTYRHGDLRRALLEAGVELARQGGPEAVVLREATRRAGVVPNAAYRHFASRQALLLAVRAAALSAAAGAMEAELAAVPRDGSPAEIARASVRAIGAGYLRFAQDQTGLFRTAFGAAVELEVPPDDAKGGASGLNPFELLGASLDQMVAAGILPPERRPGAEFLAWSAVHGLALLIIDGPLRGVPREQTDELGRKLLEMVEKGL encoded by the coding sequence ATGAAAAACACCTCGACGCTCCCCGGCCCCACGCCCCCGGCACGCAGCACTTACCGGCACGGCGATCTGCGCCGGGCGTTGCTCGAGGCGGGGGTCGAACTCGCTCGACAGGGCGGCCCGGAGGCGGTGGTGCTGCGCGAAGCCACACGGCGTGCCGGCGTCGTGCCCAATGCGGCCTACCGGCATTTCGCCAGCCGCCAGGCGCTGCTGCTCGCGGTGCGTGCTGCAGCCCTGTCGGCGGCAGCCGGGGCCATGGAGGCCGAGCTCGCCGCCGTGCCGCGCGATGGCTCGCCTGCCGAGATCGCCCGCGCCAGCGTTCGCGCCATCGGTGCCGGGTACCTGCGCTTCGCCCAGGATCAGACCGGACTGTTCCGCACCGCCTTCGGCGCCGCAGTGGAATTGGAGGTCCCGCCCGATGATGCGAAGGGCGGCGCCAGCGGCCTCAATCCATTCGAGTTGTTGGGCGCTTCGCTCGACCAGATGGTGGCCGCCGGTATCCTGCCCCCCGAACGCCGCCCGGGCGCCGAGTTCCTGGCCTGGTCGGCGGTGCATGGTCTGGCGCTGTTGATCATCGATGGCCCACTGCGCGGCGTGCCCCGCGAGCAAACCGACGAACTGGGCCGCAAGCTGCTGGAGATGGTGGAAAAGGGACTGTGA
- a CDS encoding VOC family protein — protein MSTKIFVNLPVKNLEKSKAFYGALGYSFDPRFTNEQGACMVISEDIHVMLLVESFFKTFTPKAIADATKSTEVLLCLSCASRAEVDGQVAKAVAAGGSTPTQAKDHGFMYQHGFEDLDGHMWELAYMDMSAFPQA, from the coding sequence ATGAGCACCAAGATCTTCGTGAACCTCCCCGTCAAGAACCTCGAGAAGTCCAAGGCCTTCTACGGGGCACTGGGGTACAGCTTCGACCCTCGCTTCACCAACGAGCAGGGCGCCTGCATGGTGATCAGCGAGGACATCCACGTGATGCTCCTGGTCGAGAGCTTCTTCAAGACCTTCACGCCGAAGGCCATCGCCGACGCCACGAAGAGCACCGAGGTGCTGCTGTGCCTCTCTTGCGCGAGCCGGGCCGAGGTCGATGGCCAGGTTGCCAAGGCCGTGGCCGCCGGCGGCAGCACGCCCACCCAGGCGAAGGACCACGGCTTCATGTACCAGCACGGCTTCGAGGACCTCGACGGCCACATGTGGGAGCTCGCGTACATGGACATGAGCGCCTTCCCGCAAGCCTGA
- a CDS encoding VOC family protein, with amino-acid sequence MHVQPYLFFEGRCEEALEFYRAKLGAEVTMLMRFKDSPEAAGNPDMCGGAEMSGPPAENNVMHAEFKIGDTTLLASDGMARQAPVFRGFSLSLTVADEADAKRKFAALGEGGQVQMPLGRTFFSPCFGMVQDRFGVGWMVGVFEAPKG; translated from the coding sequence ATGCATGTCCAGCCCTACCTGTTCTTCGAAGGCCGCTGCGAAGAGGCGCTCGAGTTCTACCGCGCCAAGCTCGGCGCCGAAGTCACGATGCTGATGCGCTTCAAGGACAGCCCCGAAGCGGCGGGCAACCCTGACATGTGCGGCGGCGCCGAGATGTCCGGCCCACCCGCCGAGAACAACGTGATGCACGCCGAGTTCAAGATCGGCGACACCACGCTGCTGGCCTCCGATGGCATGGCCAGGCAGGCTCCCGTCTTCCGCGGCTTTTCGCTGTCGCTGACCGTGGCGGACGAAGCCGATGCCAAGCGCAAGTTCGCGGCGCTCGGCGAGGGCGGCCAGGTACAAATGCCGCTCGGGCGGACGTTCTTCTCGCCTTGCTTCGGCATGGTGCAGGACCGCTTCGGCGTCGGCTGGATGGTCGGCGTGTTCGAGGCGCCGAAGGGCTGA